A window of the Virgibacillus pantothenticus genome harbors these coding sequences:
- a CDS encoding CotY/CotZ family spore coat protein produces MGCGKEFDTGNCVCDILKEIADAQNDVIENCCDSSCEQSINDLLGERDQGNGLDTVPVILYCKGNCKPFKGFGAHPNDIGDIVASFFFRVKKVKDDCCAVLELLRDPRDDKANPDDPVEQDTKPLRATGICITVDLNCFCHVTCLPAINALN; encoded by the coding sequence ATGGGTTGTGGAAAAGAATTTGATACAGGAAATTGCGTATGTGATATTTTAAAGGAGATAGCTGATGCACAAAATGATGTCATTGAAAATTGCTGCGACTCCAGCTGCGAGCAATCAATTAATGATCTTCTAGGAGAAAGAGATCAAGGAAATGGACTTGATACCGTTCCTGTAATTTTGTACTGTAAAGGAAATTGTAAGCCATTTAAAGGTTTCGGGGCTCATCCAAATGATATCGGTGATATCGTTGCAAGCTTCTTCTTTAGAGTAAAAAAGGTAAAAGATGATTGTTGCGCGGTTCTTGAACTATTAAGAGACCCTCGCGATGATAAAGCGAACCCTGATGATCCAGTAGAGCAAGATACCAAACCATTACGCGCTACAGGAATTTGTATAACAGTAGACTTAAACTGCTTCTGCCATGTAACCTGTCTACCAGCAATTAATGCATTGAACTAA
- the mgtE gene encoding magnesium transporter — translation METNHRYDKDYEEQYEQHWEKLQQTLELDNIEGFRNEFLDMHPYDQAMFFIEQEKSVRLQIYTYLSPEEVADIMESMDEEEQVRDLISEMDPRFASMVLAEMSADNAVDILNEMDKDHIASFLTIMDPSAADEIKQLLHYEEKTAGSIMTTEYIATYKTNTAKQTMQQLKEQAPDAETIYYLYVLDEDKRLVGVLSLRDLIVAQEDTRIEAIMMEKVVAVSVGKDQEEIAQMMRDYDFLALPVVDFQDHLLGIITVDDIMDVMEEEASDDYSKLAGVTDVERPNDSALISVKKRLPWLVILLFLGMFTASLIGRFEETLNQVAVLAIFIPLIAGMAGNSGTQALAVAVRGLASGDYGKQGKMKLVLREASTGLINGIICGIVIMLVIYVWKHDFYLGLLVGISIAATLFVATLAGALVPIFMDRIKIDPAVASGPFITTINDIISILIYFSLATFFMRFLT, via the coding sequence ATGGAAACCAATCATCGTTATGATAAAGATTATGAAGAGCAGTATGAGCAGCATTGGGAGAAACTACAGCAAACTTTGGAACTGGACAATATAGAAGGGTTTCGCAACGAATTCCTTGATATGCATCCTTATGATCAAGCCATGTTTTTCATCGAACAGGAAAAATCTGTCCGTTTGCAAATCTATACCTACTTATCTCCAGAAGAGGTTGCCGATATTATGGAGAGTATGGATGAAGAGGAACAGGTTCGTGATTTAATTAGCGAAATGGATCCACGATTTGCTTCCATGGTTTTGGCAGAGATGTCGGCGGATAATGCGGTTGATATACTGAATGAGATGGATAAAGACCATATTGCCAGCTTTTTGACCATTATGGATCCATCTGCAGCAGATGAAATAAAGCAATTATTGCATTATGAAGAAAAAACTGCTGGTAGTATTATGACCACCGAATATATTGCGACTTATAAAACGAACACAGCAAAGCAAACGATGCAACAATTAAAGGAACAAGCTCCTGATGCAGAAACGATTTATTATTTGTATGTGTTAGATGAAGATAAACGCTTAGTCGGTGTGCTATCGTTAAGAGATTTAATTGTAGCCCAAGAAGATACACGAATAGAAGCTATCATGATGGAGAAAGTAGTTGCTGTATCTGTAGGAAAAGACCAGGAAGAAATCGCGCAAATGATGCGAGACTATGATTTCTTGGCGTTACCAGTTGTGGATTTTCAAGATCATTTATTAGGAATTATCACTGTAGACGATATTATGGATGTTATGGAAGAAGAAGCAAGCGATGACTATTCCAAGCTTGCTGGGGTAACTGATGTAGAAAGGCCTAACGATAGTGCGTTAATTTCCGTGAAAAAACGTTTACCGTGGTTAGTCATTTTGTTATTTCTAGGTATGTTTACTGCCAGTTTAATTGGTCGGTTTGAAGAAACGTTAAATCAAGTAGCTGTGTTAGCTATTTTTATACCTCTAATCGCTGGAATGGCAGGGAACTCAGGCACCCAAGCATTAGCAGTTGCAGTTCGTGGCTTAGCAAGCGGCGATTATGGTAAGCAAGGGAAGATGAAGCTCGTATTACGGGAAGCGAGCACAGGGTTAATAAACGGTATTATTTGCGGTATTGTTATTATGCTCGTCATTTATGTTTGGAAGCATGATTTTTATTTAGGATTGCTAGTCGGGATTTCCATTGCTGCAACTTTATTTGTAGCTACACTTGCCGGTGCATTGGTTCCTATTTTTATGGATCGTATTAAAATTGACCCTGCGGTAGCATCAGGTCCTTTTATAACGACAATTAATGATATAATTTCTATTCTAATTTATTTTAGTTTGGCAACTTTTTTCATGAGGTTTTTAACCTAG
- a CDS encoding DUF421 domain-containing protein, with the protein MNYYLQMLIDTIFGFAALFLLTKVLGKTQITQLTPFDFISALILGELVGNALFDKEASVVEIGFVIVLWGGLIYLTEIITQKFKRTRSILEGGPDFVIYRGKLIRDVMKKNNLDINQLHSLLRAKDVFSLKEVEFAFMETNGTVSVIRKPPYQTPNKQELQVSTEKVNLATTLINDGEIIYDNLKEKNLTEEWLMEQLESQQYKSVTDVFYAEYKKGEDLFILPFVNRNHYKYDGK; encoded by the coding sequence TTGAATTATTATTTGCAAATGCTTATTGATACCATATTTGGATTTGCAGCTTTGTTTTTACTTACAAAAGTATTAGGGAAAACGCAAATCACCCAATTAACTCCATTTGATTTCATATCTGCATTAATCCTTGGAGAATTAGTTGGAAATGCGTTATTTGACAAAGAAGCGAGTGTTGTAGAGATTGGCTTTGTGATCGTACTTTGGGGAGGACTGATTTATTTGACAGAAATTATTACTCAAAAATTCAAACGTACACGTAGCATATTGGAGGGTGGACCTGATTTTGTCATTTATCGTGGAAAACTAATTAGAGATGTGATGAAAAAGAATAATCTTGATATTAACCAATTGCATAGTTTATTGCGTGCAAAAGATGTATTTTCTTTAAAAGAGGTAGAATTTGCGTTCATGGAAACAAATGGAACCGTCTCTGTTATTCGGAAACCTCCATACCAAACACCAAACAAACAAGAGCTTCAAGTTTCTACAGAGAAAGTAAATTTAGCCACCACGCTAATTAATGATGGTGAAATTATTTATGATAATTTAAAAGAAAAAAATTTAACCGAAGAGTGGTTAATGGAGCAATTAGAATCGCAGCAATATAAAAGCGTAACTGACGTTTTTTACGCAGAATATAAAAAAGGAGAAGATTTATTTATTCTCCCTTTTGTAAATAGAAATCATTACAAATACGATGGGAAGTAA
- the prpE gene encoding bis(5'-nucleosyl)-tetraphosphatase PrpE, whose protein sequence is MKIDVIGDVHGCLEELEQLFYKLGYKKEQGIFIHPNQRIPVFVGDITDRGPHSLKVISLVYHMVVIHKRARYVPGNHCNKLYRYFLGNKVQLRHGLETTVAEYNNCSAEMQSTIRHQFITLYEQAPLYLHLPNINAIIAHAGIKESYIGRNDKRVKTFVLYGDITGEFHADGRPVRRDWAKFYKGDNWIIYGHTPVLEPRFLNKTVNIDTGCVFGNQLTAFCLPEEKIVAVPSKQPFVQEKFTTFEVP, encoded by the coding sequence ATGAAAATAGATGTAATTGGCGATGTTCACGGATGTTTAGAGGAATTAGAACAATTATTCTACAAACTAGGGTACAAAAAAGAACAGGGGATTTTTATTCACCCAAACCAACGTATACCAGTGTTTGTGGGCGATATCACCGATAGAGGGCCACATTCGTTAAAGGTGATATCGCTCGTATATCATATGGTTGTTATCCATAAAAGAGCACGTTATGTTCCTGGAAATCACTGTAATAAATTATATCGGTATTTTTTAGGAAATAAGGTGCAATTACGTCACGGCTTGGAAACGACTGTCGCTGAATATAATAACTGCTCAGCAGAAATGCAATCTACCATACGTCACCAATTTATCACATTATATGAACAAGCTCCCCTGTACTTACATCTACCAAACATAAACGCAATCATTGCCCACGCCGGCATAAAAGAAAGCTACATTGGAAGAAATGATAAGCGCGTAAAAACTTTTGTGTTATATGGAGATATAACTGGTGAATTCCATGCTGATGGTCGACCGGTCCGCCGTGATTGGGCAAAGTTTTATAAGGGAGATAATTGGATTATTTATGGACATACACCTGTTTTAGAGCCGCGCTTTTTAAACAAAACAGTGAATATTGATACTGGCTGTGTCTTTGGGAATCAATTAACGGCATTTTGTCTGCCTGAAGAAAAAATAGTGGCTGTCCCTTCTAAACAGCCATTCGTTCAAGAGAAATTTACAACTTTTGAAGTGCCGTAA
- a CDS encoding CotO family spore coat protein, which translates to MGKKYAKKPLLFIHQPNERDLYAPMQHMYVTPKKEQRVKSTTDGGKKKAMRHPSFNKNFTNQEEDVEEETKESEQAGEKPKFKDLSIEEKVDYFIKSPSYAPKLKCEIKTEQRTYRGVITGAEGNDVFIRVGNRSSSTKVSLDDIKHIKLLGF; encoded by the coding sequence ATGGGGAAGAAGTATGCCAAAAAACCATTACTTTTCATCCATCAACCAAATGAAAGGGACCTGTATGCTCCTATGCAGCATATGTATGTGACGCCAAAGAAAGAACAACGTGTAAAATCAACTACTGACGGGGGGAAGAAGAAAGCGATGCGGCATCCATCGTTTAACAAAAATTTTACGAACCAAGAAGAGGACGTGGAGGAAGAAACAAAAGAAAGTGAGCAAGCTGGAGAAAAGCCAAAATTTAAAGACTTGTCCATTGAAGAAAAAGTGGATTATTTTATTAAATCTCCCAGCTATGCCCCAAAATTAAAGTGTGAAATTAAAACAGAGCAACGGACATATCGTGGTGTCATCACCGGAGCTGAAGGAAACGATGTATTTATTCGCGTAGGTAATCGTTCATCCAGTACAAAAGTAAGTTTAGATGATATTAAGCATATTAAGCTCCTGGGTTTTTAA
- a CDS encoding alpha/beta hydrolase → MGRKGSMIEKQINSTYLQENMTLMIYQPEGFSPLYKYNLCIMQDGNDYYQLGRIATLSDKLHDSQDISNTIFVGIHYKDKFDRRDKYHPSGIQNEAYMKFLCHEIVPLLEELFPTYYMGQSRTLLGDSLAGTLALLTAIRYPNTFGKVIMQSPYVDNTVLEAVKSARDMDRIDIYHTIGLEETNVKMTNGERMDFLTPNRKLHQLLKSTATSYDYYELENGEHTWKYWQKDLKRALTSMFL, encoded by the coding sequence GTGGGAAGAAAAGGTTCCATGATTGAAAAACAAATTAATAGTACGTATTTACAAGAAAATATGACTTTAATGATTTATCAGCCAGAAGGTTTTTCTCCACTGTATAAATATAATCTATGCATTATGCAAGATGGCAATGATTATTATCAGCTTGGCAGAATAGCTACTTTAAGTGACAAACTCCATGATAGCCAGGATATTTCCAATACCATCTTTGTTGGTATTCACTATAAAGATAAGTTTGATCGCCGTGACAAATATCATCCAAGCGGCATACAAAACGAAGCGTATATGAAATTTTTATGCCATGAAATCGTCCCACTCCTAGAAGAATTATTTCCAACGTATTATATGGGACAATCGAGAACTTTATTGGGAGACTCCTTAGCTGGAACCCTTGCTCTTTTGACAGCAATTCGGTATCCAAACACATTTGGCAAAGTTATTATGCAATCTCCTTATGTGGACAATACTGTTTTAGAAGCGGTAAAGTCAGCTAGAGATATGGATCGAATTGACATATATCATACAATCGGACTAGAAGAGACAAATGTAAAAATGACAAATGGTGAAAGGATGGATTTCCTTACACCAAATCGCAAACTCCACCAATTATTAAAAAGTACTGCTACCAGCTACGATTATTATGAATTAGAAAATGGCGAACATACTTGGAAATACTGGCAAAAAGATTTGAAACGTGCCTTAACTTCCATGTTTCTGTAA
- a CDS encoding ABC transporter ATP-binding protein yields MKTVLAFLKPYKLPASVAFMLMLVELAVELLLPFLLGKMINEGVVNQDLSTILVWGSIMIGLALIAFIAGIVNSFYASHVSWRFAYDLREKLFAKIQAFSFAHLNQYPTSALMTRFTNDIRQMQNTIYMMLRIMSKAPLIVIGGVTMAFVVNAKLALIFLISVPLLVVFVLWVLKVASKLFHQVQKSVDKLNQVMQENLSGMRLIKAFSRRNYEEERFKEANQSLADKTKSTFRFVEASMPVLLFVMNISLLFIIWFGNSQVTAGSTNVGDVVAIINYALRVSMSISMFTFIIMAFSRMRASTKRVSDILRIETDLQSTKTADTSAVINQGAISFQQIHFTYPEHDKSVLHGVSFNIKSGEKLAVMGATGAGKTSLFQLIPRLYDASSGTITIDNKDITTYPLDQLRNSIGYVPQSPLLFTGTIKENITWGKPSATSEEMIQAAKDAQIHETILQLEQQYETKVGQKGVNLSGGQKQRISIARALIRKPKILMLDDSTSALDLTTEAHLLEAIDTYHCTTLIITQKVSTAMRADRILLLDNGKILALGTHQSLLESSKLYQRIVESQFGKEVSYAK; encoded by the coding sequence ATGAAGACCGTTTTAGCATTTTTAAAACCTTATAAGCTGCCTGCAAGTGTAGCCTTTATGCTCATGCTAGTTGAGCTCGCAGTTGAACTTTTGCTTCCATTTCTGCTTGGAAAAATGATTAATGAGGGTGTGGTGAATCAAGATTTATCGACAATCTTAGTGTGGGGTAGTATTATGATTGGACTTGCTCTCATTGCTTTCATAGCTGGAATTGTTAACTCGTTTTATGCTTCTCATGTGAGCTGGAGATTTGCTTATGATCTTCGTGAAAAGCTATTTGCGAAAATACAGGCATTCTCATTTGCTCATTTGAATCAGTACCCTACTTCGGCTTTAATGACTCGATTTACTAATGACATACGGCAAATGCAGAACACCATCTATATGATGCTGCGAATTATGTCTAAAGCACCGCTAATTGTTATTGGCGGCGTGACAATGGCGTTTGTTGTAAACGCTAAATTGGCACTTATCTTTCTTATTTCCGTTCCCTTATTGGTCGTTTTTGTTCTCTGGGTATTAAAGGTTGCCAGTAAATTATTTCATCAGGTGCAAAAAAGCGTGGATAAATTAAACCAAGTGATGCAGGAAAACCTAAGCGGCATGCGGTTAATCAAAGCATTCTCACGTAGAAATTACGAAGAAGAACGATTTAAAGAAGCAAACCAGTCGTTAGCAGATAAAACGAAATCCACATTTCGATTTGTTGAAGCTTCCATGCCTGTTTTACTTTTTGTGATGAATATTAGCCTACTGTTTATTATTTGGTTTGGTAATTCACAAGTTACAGCCGGCTCTACGAACGTAGGAGATGTCGTTGCCATCATCAATTATGCGCTCAGAGTATCCATGTCCATTTCGATGTTCACATTCATTATAATGGCTTTTTCAAGAATGCGGGCCTCAACAAAGCGAGTAAGTGACATTCTTCGGATAGAGACAGATTTACAAAGCACAAAGACAGCTGACACTTCTGCAGTCATTAATCAAGGTGCAATTTCTTTCCAGCAAATTCATTTTACGTATCCAGAGCATGATAAATCTGTGTTACATGGTGTTAGTTTTAACATAAAGAGCGGAGAAAAACTCGCTGTAATGGGAGCAACTGGTGCGGGGAAAACATCTTTGTTTCAATTAATCCCTCGTTTATATGATGCAAGCAGTGGCACCATTACGATTGATAACAAAGATATTACAACATATCCTTTAGATCAGCTCCGAAATAGCATTGGCTACGTGCCTCAGTCTCCCTTGCTTTTTACAGGTACTATTAAAGAGAATATCACCTGGGGGAAACCTTCAGCTACTTCCGAAGAAATGATCCAAGCCGCAAAGGATGCACAAATCCATGAAACGATCTTACAATTAGAACAGCAGTATGAAACGAAAGTCGGTCAAAAAGGGGTTAATCTTTCCGGAGGCCAAAAACAGCGGATTTCTATCGCCAGAGCCCTGATTCGAAAGCCGAAAATCCTTATGCTGGATGATAGTACTAGTGCACTGGATTTAACGACAGAAGCGCATTTACTAGAGGCTATTGACACATATCATTGTACGACATTAATCATTACACAGAAGGTAAGTACGGCTATGCGTGCTGACCGAATTCTCCTATTGGATAATGGAAAAATTTTAGCACTGGGAACACACCAATCATTGCTTGAATCATCCAAGCTCTATCAGCGGATTGTGGAATCCCAGTTTGGTAAGGAGGTTTCTTATGCTAAGTAA
- a CDS encoding YjcG family protein: MKYGIVIFPTKEIQDEANSYRKRYDPHYALIPPHITLKGAFEADDQLIESLIIELKRIANETKPFTININKVSTFAPVTNTVYLKVEPRQELIDLYEKMHTGKFPDNQEYAFVPHITIAQKLPHDEYSDVYSSLSMKKIRFEDTIDRFQLMYQLENGSWTVYETFVFGKEYL; the protein is encoded by the coding sequence ATGAAATACGGCATTGTTATTTTTCCAACGAAAGAAATCCAAGATGAAGCAAACTCTTATCGAAAAAGGTACGATCCACACTATGCTTTAATTCCTCCGCATATTACATTGAAAGGAGCTTTTGAAGCAGACGATCAGCTTATTGAAAGTTTAATTATAGAATTAAAGCGGATTGCCAATGAAACAAAACCGTTTACGATTAATATCAACAAGGTAAGTACATTTGCTCCGGTTACCAATACCGTTTATTTAAAAGTAGAGCCAAGACAAGAGCTTATTGACTTATATGAAAAGATGCATACTGGTAAATTTCCTGACAATCAGGAATATGCGTTTGTTCCACATATTACCATTGCTCAAAAGCTACCACACGATGAATACTCCGATGTGTACAGTAGCTTAAGTATGAAAAAAATTCGTTTTGAAGACACGATCGACCGCTTCCAATTAATGTATCAATTAGAAAATGGTTCTTGGACGGTTTATGAAACTTTTGTATTCGGGAAAGAGTACCTATAA
- a CDS encoding ABC transporter ATP-binding protein: MLSKQLKQPFQYEKIPVSSVAAHKKKRAQDTVGTIQRIWSYLAKEKGKLTLVILMVIASSALGLVGPFMIGMAVDDFIVAKQTTGLVTLLIWLAIIYLLHSLSIFLQNYWMISIAQNTVYALREDLFHQFHRLPIAYFDKRQHGELMSRITNDIDNVNNTLNQSVIQIFSSVLTLTGTIGVMLYLSPILTAITMVIVPIMFFAIRWITRRTGPLYKLQQKNLGEVNGYVEEIVSGQHIVKAFSQEKRVMNEFETRNQQLNHAGFWALTISGFIPKVMNMLNFLSFGLIALAGGILAIYDIVTVGIIVIFTEYARQFTRPLNELSNQFNILLSAVAGAERVFRVMDEEQEETDEKTAQKLHDTNGHIVFDQISFGYEDSNILHDISFEAKPGETIAFVGHTGAGKTTIINLISRFYNYDKGEIYLDGIPLKSIQRSSLRKHMAFVLQDAFLFRATIRENIRYGRLEATDKEVIQAAKDANAHEFIHQLPNGYDTMLDQDGSGISQGQRQLLTIARALLAKPKILILDEATSNIDTITELKIQDALKRLMRGRTSFVIAHRLNTIQEADRIIMLQHGEIIEQGSHEQLIALKGQYYQLNKGQKVD, from the coding sequence ATGCTAAGTAAACAATTAAAACAGCCTTTTCAATACGAAAAAATTCCCGTTTCATCGGTAGCGGCTCACAAGAAAAAGCGTGCGCAAGATACAGTGGGGACAATTCAACGCATTTGGTCTTACTTAGCAAAAGAAAAAGGAAAATTAACGCTTGTTATATTAATGGTGATTGCTAGCTCTGCCTTAGGTCTTGTGGGTCCGTTTATGATTGGCATGGCGGTGGATGATTTTATTGTCGCTAAGCAAACTACAGGACTAGTCACATTATTAATCTGGCTCGCAATCATTTATCTGTTACACTCCTTATCCATTTTCCTGCAAAACTACTGGATGATTAGCATTGCACAAAATACGGTTTATGCTTTAAGAGAAGATTTATTTCATCAATTTCACCGCTTGCCAATTGCTTATTTTGATAAACGGCAACATGGGGAATTAATGAGTAGAATTACAAACGATATTGATAACGTAAATAACACGCTAAACCAATCAGTAATCCAAATATTTTCCAGCGTCCTTACGTTAACCGGTACGATTGGTGTCATGCTTTACCTAAGTCCAATACTTACAGCTATAACGATGGTTATCGTGCCAATTATGTTTTTTGCCATTCGCTGGATAACAAGACGAACAGGACCATTATATAAGCTGCAACAAAAGAATCTAGGGGAAGTGAATGGGTATGTTGAAGAGATTGTATCTGGACAGCATATCGTAAAAGCTTTTTCCCAAGAGAAGCGTGTCATGAATGAATTTGAAACACGTAATCAACAATTGAATCATGCAGGATTTTGGGCATTAACCATTTCTGGATTTATCCCTAAAGTGATGAATATGCTCAATTTCCTTAGTTTCGGTCTAATTGCACTAGCAGGCGGTATTCTAGCCATTTACGATATAGTAACCGTTGGGATTATAGTTATTTTTACGGAATATGCGAGGCAATTTACACGTCCCTTAAACGAACTATCCAATCAGTTTAATATTCTATTATCAGCAGTTGCTGGTGCAGAGCGCGTATTTCGCGTAATGGATGAGGAACAGGAAGAAACAGATGAGAAAACTGCGCAAAAGCTCCATGATACAAACGGACACATAGTTTTCGACCAAATTTCTTTCGGCTATGAGGATAGTAATATTCTACATGATATAAGCTTTGAAGCAAAACCAGGAGAAACCATTGCTTTTGTTGGTCATACTGGTGCAGGAAAAACAACAATCATTAACTTAATCTCCAGGTTTTATAATTATGATAAAGGCGAAATTTATCTAGATGGAATACCACTAAAATCAATTCAACGGTCGAGTCTAAGGAAACATATGGCCTTTGTTTTACAGGACGCCTTTTTATTTCGAGCAACGATTCGTGAAAATATTAGGTACGGTCGTCTAGAAGCGACTGATAAAGAAGTTATCCAAGCAGCTAAGGATGCAAACGCCCATGAATTTATACATCAGCTTCCAAATGGGTATGACACCATGTTAGATCAAGATGGCAGCGGAATTAGTCAGGGACAAAGGCAATTGCTTACCATCGCGCGCGCTTTATTAGCTAAACCGAAAATCTTGATTCTAGATGAAGCGACCAGTAATATTGATACCATAACGGAGTTAAAAATTCAGGATGCTTTAAAGCGTCTGATGAGGGGAAGAACAAGCTTTGTTATTGCCCATCGTCTCAATACCATTCAAGAAGCGGATAGGATTATCATGCTACAACATGGGGAAATAATAGAACAGGGCAGTCATGAACAATTGATCGCTTTAAAAGGACAGTATTACCAGTTAAATAAAGGGCAAAAGGTAGATTAA
- a CDS encoding GNAT family N-acetyltransferase — MITRVTTKEELEHAYHVRTIVFIQEQNVSPEEEMDEYDDEAIHFIAYDGKTPIGASRLRFVDNYGKLERICVLNEYRGQSIGKQLIQAMEQAVLEHGYHKSKLNGQTHAESFYHHLGYETVSDEFLDAGIPHVTMIKLLTVPSK; from the coding sequence ATGATAACACGAGTAACTACAAAGGAAGAACTGGAACACGCCTATCATGTCCGTACTATAGTCTTTATTCAGGAACAAAATGTTTCTCCTGAGGAAGAAATGGATGAATATGATGATGAAGCGATCCACTTTATTGCTTACGATGGTAAAACTCCCATTGGAGCTAGTCGTCTGCGCTTTGTAGATAACTATGGCAAGCTAGAAAGAATTTGTGTACTAAATGAATACCGTGGTCAATCGATTGGTAAACAATTGATTCAGGCGATGGAACAAGCTGTGCTTGAGCATGGATATCACAAGTCTAAGTTAAATGGGCAAACGCATGCAGAAAGTTTTTACCATCATTTAGGCTATGAAACGGTTTCCGATGAGTTTCTAGATGCAGGAATACCGCATGTTACGATGATAAAACTGTTAACTGTCCCGTCCAAATAA
- a CDS encoding RluA family pseudouridine synthase, with product MEWKIEQQHEGMLLRDYLRQVQGFSRRILKTIKFDGGLILVNGIEQSVRYALATGDKVKIELPIEKRGNLMVPENIPLSIVYEDNDIIVIDKPPGIAVIPSYHYPEGTIANGLLAHYEKHHSTYTVHIVTRLDKDTSGLMLVAKHRYSHSILSALQQAGEVNRKYQAIVEGSLSKPSGTIDAPIGRKADSIIEREIRSDGKRAITHYHVERDLELYSFINVQLETGRTHQIRVHFSGIGHPLCGDTLYGGSLNIIQRQALHCYSLSLPHPMTKQILHFSAKLPMDMVTALQKL from the coding sequence ATGGAATGGAAAATTGAACAACAGCACGAAGGAATGCTGCTTCGCGATTACCTCCGTCAGGTTCAAGGATTTTCAAGGAGGATTTTAAAAACGATTAAATTTGATGGCGGATTGATTTTAGTGAATGGTATAGAACAATCTGTTCGTTATGCTTTAGCAACAGGAGATAAAGTGAAAATTGAATTGCCGATAGAAAAGCGGGGCAACCTGATGGTTCCAGAGAATATCCCCCTATCCATTGTTTATGAGGATAACGACATTATTGTGATTGATAAACCTCCAGGAATAGCTGTTATTCCATCTTATCACTATCCAGAAGGTACCATAGCCAATGGATTACTAGCGCATTATGAGAAACATCATAGTACCTATACGGTTCATATCGTTACAAGGCTGGACAAAGATACTTCTGGATTGATGCTAGTTGCCAAGCACAGGTACAGTCATTCTATTTTATCCGCTTTACAACAGGCTGGTGAGGTAAATCGAAAATATCAGGCTATCGTTGAAGGTTCGTTGAGTAAGCCATCAGGAACCATTGATGCGCCAATTGGGAGAAAAGCTGATTCCATCATAGAGCGAGAAATTCGGTCTGATGGGAAACGAGCAATTACACATTATCATGTGGAACGAGATTTGGAATTATATTCCTTCATTAATGTTCAGTTAGAGACAGGTAGAACACATCAAATTCGCGTTCATTTTTCTGGAATTGGACATCCTCTGTGTGGGGACACATTATACGGAGGCTCCCTCAACATTATTCAACGTCAAGCATTACACTGTTATTCCTTGTCATTACCACATCCAATGACAAAACAGATATTGCATTTTTCGGCAAAGTTACCAATGGATATGGTTACGGCACTTCAAAAGTTGTAA